A region from the Acanthochromis polyacanthus isolate Apoly-LR-REF ecotype Palm Island chromosome 23, KAUST_Apoly_ChrSc, whole genome shotgun sequence genome encodes:
- the LOC110972738 gene encoding uncharacterized protein LOC110972738 isoform X1, with amino-acid sequence MADIYRFPVYFECHRLDRKQETKVEIYFRNRRKSGGGECGALSRVEERIYRIAFRDHEVQQAVLKRSEHVVELPDGRLELTVRGSLEAHASFDDNTPDAPAESPQSTPASTPLPSGEECKLQLDNDPFQSLECLKAEKEREEDVTSVAYSAQLYPDQDRALFRRSSQPGDVDEISEWKLEEDKKYDGMQVESHSFGQTTDEVEACSEVEDEGYRSSGYLASLSLSETATTVASYSLCDGLQVLVCEGDITKQSVDVLVNAANEDLEHHGGVAAALSKAGGPEVQQESSTLVKYMGKIPTGDVVVTTGGKLNCKTLLHAVGPVGGTAGGREKILLEQTVQKALNLSEMMAFQSIAIPCIGSGVFGVPVTVCCEAIVTAVRKFGSQGGRSLSKIVLIDKRAEVVRAMKEACDRLLQGMRTGNGTGLDVEFQMNAAGQDSAPGATAGAPGGSVHVEIVQGTIETQQVDALVSPMVGYDPLSTRVGNILHKTFGSKLTARFREEAGHETLPSDAVLVEGLHGSLSNAVFFLSLAPWDDDQDGTAVEVLRAGINNILTSCEDRGFGSVAFPALGVGIALRFPHSVVAKVLLEQIDAFERDRASSTPLLVRIVIYPSDDEGIEAFESAQKALKCKEFTEDGQQKAQDQASTTKRIILLGKTGSGKSHLANTILGEKVFSVNHTPNSGTGQCQSQTKDVNDRSITLIDTPGFFDTVKPEEDLKEEIVRCITECAPGPHAFLIVLKVEKFCEHEQAVISKIRQYFSDDALNYAVIVFTHGDQLPKGTKIEEFVSQNENLSDLVKKCGGRCHVFDNKHWNNKLQNNYRSNQFQVEELLCTIDEMVAEKNGRYYTNEILQVVEEEIQKHEEHIRQKLGDLPPEEITKKAKSEVCNRLLIQLAGIGTGALLGAFCGVAAMIGGIIIAMKNRELMTILRRVPALAGAPAVAAAGGGEVALVASAAAGGVVAATGGVMGGIIGSQAAEGAATPLEAAERAYEAVLDKGKSTFKQLNFPLR; translated from the exons ATGGCTGATATCTACCGGTTCCCCGTTTACTTTGAGTGTCACCGGCTTGACAGAAAACAGGAGACGAAAGTAGAAATCTATTTCCGTAATCGACGCAAATCTGGCGGAGGAGAGTGCGGAGCGCTGagcagagtggaggagaggatcTACAGGATAGCTTTCAGAGATCATGAAG TTCAGCAGGCAGTCCTTAAAAGATCAGAGCACGTCGTGGAGCTTCCAGATGGACGTCTGGAGCTGACTGTGCGAGGCAGCTTGGAAGCTCACGCCTCCTTCGATGACAACACACCCGATGCTCCAGCAGAG AGCCCTCAGTCCACGCCTGCCTCAACTCCTCTGCCAAGCGGTGAAGAATGTAAACTCCAACTTGACAATGATCCCTTTCAGAGCTTGGAATGCCTCAAAGCTGAGAAAGAACGTGAGGAAGACGTCACCTCTGTGGCCTACTCTGCTCAGCTTTATCCAGATCAGGACAGGGCTTTATTCAGGAGGTCGTCTCAGCCTGGTGATGTAGATGAAATTAGTGAGTGGAAACTTGAAGAGGACAAAAAATATGATGGAATGCAGGTGGAGTCTCACAGCTTTGGTCAGACCACAGATGAGGTGGAAGCATGCAGTGAGGTTGAGGATGAAGGTTACAGATCAAGTGGGTATTTGGCCTCTTTGAGTTTGAGTGAAACAGCCACGACTGTTGCGAGCTACAGCCTTTGTGACGGACTCCAGGTGCTGGTGTGTGAAGGGGACATCACCAAACAAAGCGTTGATGTCCTGGTCAACGCCGCCAATGAGGATCTGGAACACCATGGAGGCGTCGCTGCTGCACTGAGTAAAGCAGGTGGTCCTGAAGTGCAGCAGGAGAGCAGTACCTTAGTGAAATACATGGGCAAAATTCCCACCGGTGATGTTGTCGTGACTACTGGGGGCaaattaaactgcaaaacactTCTGCATGCTGTTGGGCCTGTGGGTGGAACAGCAGGTGGCAGGGAGAAGATCCTACTGGAGCAAACCGTCCAGAAGGCTCTGAATTTATCAGAAATGATGGCGTTCCAGTCCATAGCCATTCCTTGTATCGGCTCAGGGGTGTTTGGCGTTCCTGTCACTGTGTGCTGTGAGGCTATTGTAACTGCTGTTAGGAAGTTTGGTAGTCAGGGAGGGAGAAGTCTGAGCAAGATAGTCCTGATTGATAAGAGAGCAGAGGTGGTGAGGGCCATGAAGGAAGCATGTGACAGGCTTCTCCAAGGGATGAGGACCGGAAACGGCACCGGACTGGACGTGGAGTTCCAGATGAATGCTGCTGGTCAAGACTCAGCACCAGGAGCCACAGCTGGAGCTCCTGGAGGCAGTGTCCATGTAGAGATCGTTCAGGGAACCATCGAGACCCAGCAG GTGGATGCACTCGTATCTCCCATGGTCGGCTACGATCCTCTCTCCACCCGTGTTGGAAACATTTTGCACAAAACGTTTGGTTCTAAGCTGACTGCACGGTTTAGAGAAGAAGCAGGGCACGAAACGTTGCCGAGTGATGCAGTACTGGTGGAGGGTTTGCATGGAAGTCTTTCTAATGCGGTGTTCTTCCTCAGTCTTGCTCCTTGGGATGACGACCAAGATGGAACCGCAGTTGAG GTTCTTAGAGCGGGCATCAACAACATCCTAACTTCATGTGAGGACAGAGGCTTCGGTTCTGTCGCTTTTCCTGCTCTCGGGGTCGGCATTGCCCTGCGGTTTCCTCACAGCGTGGTAGCTAAAGTTTTACTGGAGCAAATTGATGCATTTGAACGGGACCGAGCCAGCAGCACGCCGCTCCTGGTCCGCATTGTCATCTACCCCAGTGATGACGAGGGTATTGAG GCCTTCGAGTCAGCCCAGAAAGCTTTGAAATGCAAAGAATTCACTGAAGACGGTCAACAAAAGGCCCAAGATCAAG CGTCCACCACAAAGAGGATCATCCTGCTGGGAAAAACCGGATCTGGGAAGAGCCACCTGGCCAACACTATACTTGGAGAGAAAGTCTTTAGCGTAAATCATACACCCAACTCTGGAACAGGTCAATGTCAGTCACAAACCAAAGATGTCAATGACAGAAGCATCACTCTGATCGACACTCCTGGTTTCTTTGACACGGTGAAGCCTGAGGAGGACTTGAAGGAGGAGATAGTGAGGTGCATCACCGAGTGTGCTCCCGGGCCTCATGCTTTTCTCATTGTGCTTAAAGTGGAGAAATTCTGCGAGCACGAACAGGCTGTCATCTCTAAAATACGCCAGTATTTCTCAGACGATGCTTTAAATTACGCTGTGATTGTCTTCACTCATGGCGACCAGCTCCCCAAAGGGACGAAAATTGAAGAGTTTGTGAGTCAGAATGAGAACCTGAGTGATCTGGTGAAGAAGTGCGGCGGCCGGTGCCACGTCTTTGATAACAAACACTGGAACAACAAGCTGCAGAACAACTACAGGAGCAACCAGTTCCAGGTGGAAGAGTTACTCTGCACGATAGATGAGATGGTGGCGGAAAAAAATGGACGGTACTACACGAATGAAATTCTGCAAGTCGTCGAGgaagaaatacagaaacatgaagAGCACATAAGACAAAAACTGGGAGACCTGCCACCAGAGGAGATCACAAAAAAGGCCAAAAGTGAAGTGTGCAATAGATTATTGATCCAGCTGGCAGGGATTGGAACAGGAGCTTTGTTGGGAGCTTTTTGTGGCGTTGCAGCGATGATTGGAGGAATTATCATTGCGATGAAAAACAGAGAGCTGATGACAATTCTAAGAAGAGTTCCAGCACTGGCAGGAGCAcctgcagtagcagcagcaggaggaggagaggtggcTTTAGTAGCTAGTGCAGCAGCAGGGGGTGTAGTGGCTGCAACAGGAGGGGTCATGGGAGGCATCATTGGAAGTCAAGCAGCTGAAGGAGCAGCGACGCCATTGGAGGCCGCAGAGAGGGCATACGAGGCTGTCCTGGATAAAGGAAAATCTACTTTTAAGCAGCTGAATTTCCCTCTCCGGTGA
- the LOC110972738 gene encoding uncharacterized protein LOC110972738 isoform X2, with amino-acid sequence MKQAVLKRSEHVVELPDGRLELTVRGSLEAHASFDDNTPDAPAESPQSTPASTPLPSGEECKLQLDNDPFQSLECLKAEKEREEDVTSVAYSAQLYPDQDRALFRRSSQPGDVDEISEWKLEEDKKYDGMQVESHSFGQTTDEVEACSEVEDEGYRSSGYLASLSLSETATTVASYSLCDGLQVLVCEGDITKQSVDVLVNAANEDLEHHGGVAAALSKAGGPEVQQESSTLVKYMGKIPTGDVVVTTGGKLNCKTLLHAVGPVGGTAGGREKILLEQTVQKALNLSEMMAFQSIAIPCIGSGVFGVPVTVCCEAIVTAVRKFGSQGGRSLSKIVLIDKRAEVVRAMKEACDRLLQGMRTGNGTGLDVEFQMNAAGQDSAPGATAGAPGGSVHVEIVQGTIETQQVDALVSPMVGYDPLSTRVGNILHKTFGSKLTARFREEAGHETLPSDAVLVEGLHGSLSNAVFFLSLAPWDDDQDGTAVEVLRAGINNILTSCEDRGFGSVAFPALGVGIALRFPHSVVAKVLLEQIDAFERDRASSTPLLVRIVIYPSDDEGIEAFESAQKALKCKEFTEDGQQKAQDQASTTKRIILLGKTGSGKSHLANTILGEKVFSVNHTPNSGTGQCQSQTKDVNDRSITLIDTPGFFDTVKPEEDLKEEIVRCITECAPGPHAFLIVLKVEKFCEHEQAVISKIRQYFSDDALNYAVIVFTHGDQLPKGTKIEEFVSQNENLSDLVKKCGGRCHVFDNKHWNNKLQNNYRSNQFQVEELLCTIDEMVAEKNGRYYTNEILQVVEEEIQKHEEHIRQKLGDLPPEEITKKAKSEVCNRLLIQLAGIGTGALLGAFCGVAAMIGGIIIAMKNRELMTILRRVPALAGAPAVAAAGGGEVALVASAAAGGVVAATGGVMGGIIGSQAAEGAATPLEAAERAYEAVLDKGKSTFKQLNFPLR; translated from the exons ATGAAG CAGGCAGTCCTTAAAAGATCAGAGCACGTCGTGGAGCTTCCAGATGGACGTCTGGAGCTGACTGTGCGAGGCAGCTTGGAAGCTCACGCCTCCTTCGATGACAACACACCCGATGCTCCAGCAGAG AGCCCTCAGTCCACGCCTGCCTCAACTCCTCTGCCAAGCGGTGAAGAATGTAAACTCCAACTTGACAATGATCCCTTTCAGAGCTTGGAATGCCTCAAAGCTGAGAAAGAACGTGAGGAAGACGTCACCTCTGTGGCCTACTCTGCTCAGCTTTATCCAGATCAGGACAGGGCTTTATTCAGGAGGTCGTCTCAGCCTGGTGATGTAGATGAAATTAGTGAGTGGAAACTTGAAGAGGACAAAAAATATGATGGAATGCAGGTGGAGTCTCACAGCTTTGGTCAGACCACAGATGAGGTGGAAGCATGCAGTGAGGTTGAGGATGAAGGTTACAGATCAAGTGGGTATTTGGCCTCTTTGAGTTTGAGTGAAACAGCCACGACTGTTGCGAGCTACAGCCTTTGTGACGGACTCCAGGTGCTGGTGTGTGAAGGGGACATCACCAAACAAAGCGTTGATGTCCTGGTCAACGCCGCCAATGAGGATCTGGAACACCATGGAGGCGTCGCTGCTGCACTGAGTAAAGCAGGTGGTCCTGAAGTGCAGCAGGAGAGCAGTACCTTAGTGAAATACATGGGCAAAATTCCCACCGGTGATGTTGTCGTGACTACTGGGGGCaaattaaactgcaaaacactTCTGCATGCTGTTGGGCCTGTGGGTGGAACAGCAGGTGGCAGGGAGAAGATCCTACTGGAGCAAACCGTCCAGAAGGCTCTGAATTTATCAGAAATGATGGCGTTCCAGTCCATAGCCATTCCTTGTATCGGCTCAGGGGTGTTTGGCGTTCCTGTCACTGTGTGCTGTGAGGCTATTGTAACTGCTGTTAGGAAGTTTGGTAGTCAGGGAGGGAGAAGTCTGAGCAAGATAGTCCTGATTGATAAGAGAGCAGAGGTGGTGAGGGCCATGAAGGAAGCATGTGACAGGCTTCTCCAAGGGATGAGGACCGGAAACGGCACCGGACTGGACGTGGAGTTCCAGATGAATGCTGCTGGTCAAGACTCAGCACCAGGAGCCACAGCTGGAGCTCCTGGAGGCAGTGTCCATGTAGAGATCGTTCAGGGAACCATCGAGACCCAGCAG GTGGATGCACTCGTATCTCCCATGGTCGGCTACGATCCTCTCTCCACCCGTGTTGGAAACATTTTGCACAAAACGTTTGGTTCTAAGCTGACTGCACGGTTTAGAGAAGAAGCAGGGCACGAAACGTTGCCGAGTGATGCAGTACTGGTGGAGGGTTTGCATGGAAGTCTTTCTAATGCGGTGTTCTTCCTCAGTCTTGCTCCTTGGGATGACGACCAAGATGGAACCGCAGTTGAG GTTCTTAGAGCGGGCATCAACAACATCCTAACTTCATGTGAGGACAGAGGCTTCGGTTCTGTCGCTTTTCCTGCTCTCGGGGTCGGCATTGCCCTGCGGTTTCCTCACAGCGTGGTAGCTAAAGTTTTACTGGAGCAAATTGATGCATTTGAACGGGACCGAGCCAGCAGCACGCCGCTCCTGGTCCGCATTGTCATCTACCCCAGTGATGACGAGGGTATTGAG GCCTTCGAGTCAGCCCAGAAAGCTTTGAAATGCAAAGAATTCACTGAAGACGGTCAACAAAAGGCCCAAGATCAAG CGTCCACCACAAAGAGGATCATCCTGCTGGGAAAAACCGGATCTGGGAAGAGCCACCTGGCCAACACTATACTTGGAGAGAAAGTCTTTAGCGTAAATCATACACCCAACTCTGGAACAGGTCAATGTCAGTCACAAACCAAAGATGTCAATGACAGAAGCATCACTCTGATCGACACTCCTGGTTTCTTTGACACGGTGAAGCCTGAGGAGGACTTGAAGGAGGAGATAGTGAGGTGCATCACCGAGTGTGCTCCCGGGCCTCATGCTTTTCTCATTGTGCTTAAAGTGGAGAAATTCTGCGAGCACGAACAGGCTGTCATCTCTAAAATACGCCAGTATTTCTCAGACGATGCTTTAAATTACGCTGTGATTGTCTTCACTCATGGCGACCAGCTCCCCAAAGGGACGAAAATTGAAGAGTTTGTGAGTCAGAATGAGAACCTGAGTGATCTGGTGAAGAAGTGCGGCGGCCGGTGCCACGTCTTTGATAACAAACACTGGAACAACAAGCTGCAGAACAACTACAGGAGCAACCAGTTCCAGGTGGAAGAGTTACTCTGCACGATAGATGAGATGGTGGCGGAAAAAAATGGACGGTACTACACGAATGAAATTCTGCAAGTCGTCGAGgaagaaatacagaaacatgaagAGCACATAAGACAAAAACTGGGAGACCTGCCACCAGAGGAGATCACAAAAAAGGCCAAAAGTGAAGTGTGCAATAGATTATTGATCCAGCTGGCAGGGATTGGAACAGGAGCTTTGTTGGGAGCTTTTTGTGGCGTTGCAGCGATGATTGGAGGAATTATCATTGCGATGAAAAACAGAGAGCTGATGACAATTCTAAGAAGAGTTCCAGCACTGGCAGGAGCAcctgcagtagcagcagcaggaggaggagaggtggcTTTAGTAGCTAGTGCAGCAGCAGGGGGTGTAGTGGCTGCAACAGGAGGGGTCATGGGAGGCATCATTGGAAGTCAAGCAGCTGAAGGAGCAGCGACGCCATTGGAGGCCGCAGAGAGGGCATACGAGGCTGTCCTGGATAAAGGAAAATCTACTTTTAAGCAGCTGAATTTCCCTCTCCGGTGA